A stretch of Kyrpidia spormannii DNA encodes these proteins:
- a CDS encoding GTP pyrophosphokinase, translating into MVNRRVHTIDWDRFLLPYEQAVEELKVKFRSIRNELKRKEEYSPIEFVTGRLKKVSSILDKAARLGIPLERVEEVPDIAGIRIMCQFVDDIDRVVQLIRQRDGRDMEIVEERDYIRHQKDSGYRSYHIIIRYPIQTAEGEKKLLAEIQVRTLAMNFWATIEHSLNYKYKGNLPTQVRERLRAAAEAAFQLDREMSEIREEIKQAQRLFERKSNLVSSILRDLEQLESSGQVEMATAFQERLHGLAGDFEGLRQLAEEVKEWLVQSGTGITH; encoded by the coding sequence GTGGTGAATAGGCGCGTGCACACCATTGACTGGGATCGGTTTTTGTTGCCCTATGAGCAGGCTGTTGAAGAGCTCAAGGTGAAGTTTCGCAGTATCCGGAATGAACTCAAGCGAAAAGAAGAGTATTCGCCCATCGAGTTTGTGACCGGGCGGCTGAAGAAAGTCTCCAGCATCCTCGATAAAGCGGCCCGGTTGGGCATCCCCCTTGAACGGGTGGAAGAGGTGCCCGATATCGCCGGTATTCGCATCATGTGTCAGTTTGTCGACGACATTGATCGGGTGGTCCAGCTCATTCGCCAGCGGGACGGCAGGGACATGGAGATCGTGGAGGAACGCGATTATATTCGGCACCAAAAGGACAGCGGCTATCGCAGCTACCATATCATTATTCGGTATCCCATCCAAACGGCCGAAGGGGAAAAAAAGCTGCTCGCGGAAATTCAGGTCCGAACCTTGGCGATGAACTTCTGGGCGACCATCGAACATTCCCTGAACTATAAATACAAAGGCAATCTGCCGACCCAAGTTCGGGAGCGCCTCCGGGCGGCCGCCGAGGCGGCGTTTCAGCTAGATCGGGAGATGTCCGAGATTCGCGAAGAAATCAAGCAGGCCCAGCGGCTGTTTGAAAGGAAGTCGAATTTGGTTTCCTCGATTCTGAGGGATCTGGAACAATTGGAATCCTCGGGACAGGTGGAGATGGCGACGGCCTTTCAGGAACGGCTGCACGGGTTGGCGGGAGATTTTGAAGGCCTGCGGCAGTTGGCGGAAGAAGTCAAAGAGTGGCTGGTGCAAAGTGGAACCGGCATTACGCACTAG
- a CDS encoding MFS transporter, which produces MSALARITRGEMGAALPLRAVRQRAGYHWFVVGTVCIGAFMAALDASIINIALPVLKEQLDVGMHIIEWVSLVYLLTLGGLIVPFGQLADLFGRRWMYALGFTVFIAGSAMCGQLFLALQGVVQQSAAPLGAMIGAFRGSFLIVAGIAAVTWILSSSRVFDPVQK; this is translated from the coding sequence GTGTCAGCGTTGGCCAGAATCACCCGGGGAGAGATGGGGGCGGCTCTGCCGCTCCGGGCGGTGCGGCAACGGGCGGGGTATCACTGGTTTGTGGTGGGAACGGTGTGTATCGGTGCCTTTATGGCCGCTCTGGACGCCAGTATCATCAACATCGCCTTGCCGGTACTTAAAGAGCAGTTAGACGTCGGCATGCATATTATCGAATGGGTCAGTCTGGTCTATCTGTTGACCCTCGGGGGACTGATTGTCCCCTTCGGTCAGCTGGCGGATCTGTTCGGCCGCAGATGGATGTATGCCCTCGGTTTTACCGTATTCATCGCGGGTTCCGCGATGTGCGGCCAGTTGTTTCTCGCTTTGCAAGGAGTCGTGCAGCAAAGTGCAGCGCCCCTCGGTGCGATGATTGGCGCCTTTCGGGGGTCTTTTCTTATAGTGGCGGGGATTGCCGCCGTAACCTGGATCCTTTCCTCATCAAGGGTCTTTGATCCTGTACAAAAATAA
- a CDS encoding DUF5654 family protein has translation MVRTVLEKMVDLATAGFGLVAALAWNDLIKQVIQDFIAPYVPKGWGLFSMVLYALVVTALAVWVTSYLGKLVAIRKDKEEDRAEGAALDEAPQPLVLRSEDIEEAIFRAMVRFHKMDKE, from the coding sequence ATGGTTCGGACAGTTTTAGAAAAAATGGTGGATCTCGCCACAGCCGGGTTTGGCTTGGTGGCTGCCCTGGCCTGGAATGACCTGATTAAACAGGTGATCCAGGATTTCATCGCGCCTTACGTGCCAAAGGGCTGGGGGTTGTTCTCCATGGTGCTCTACGCCCTGGTGGTGACCGCTCTCGCGGTCTGGGTGACGTCTTACCTGGGAAAACTCGTGGCGATTCGCAAAGATAAAGAGGAAGATCGGGCGGAGGGGGCCGCTCTTGATGAGGCCCCACAGCCTCTCGTCCTTCGGTCCGAAGACATTGAAGAGGCGATTTTTCGAGCGATGGTTCGCTTTCACAAAATGGACAAGGAGTAG
- a CDS encoding HoxN/HupN/NixA family nickel/cobalt transporter, with amino-acid sequence MTISVVALGGLALALGFRHGIDWDHVAAITDLIAGGTHRLRGLFFAMLYALGHGTVVLLLGIPVIVADVHVPGWLGRVMEPVVGATLIALGGWVLVMLFTGRHELAVRSRWMLLYQGVRRGWRRLWRKDSGGADAELGAGGAFTVGVIHGAGAETPTQLMVFAAAMQAGGRTAALGVFFLFVAGMLVANLLISLLTMMGYGLAGRRMGWRVVLAGCTSVYSVVVGIVFLIGQAVGLPSLAGP; translated from the coding sequence ATGACGATCTCGGTGGTGGCCCTCGGCGGATTGGCGCTGGCCCTCGGATTTCGGCATGGAATTGATTGGGATCACGTGGCGGCGATTACGGACTTGATTGCCGGAGGAACCCACCGGCTTCGGGGTCTTTTTTTTGCGATGTTGTATGCCCTCGGCCATGGGACGGTGGTTCTGTTGCTCGGGATTCCGGTCATCGTCGCGGACGTTCACGTGCCGGGGTGGCTGGGGCGTGTCATGGAACCGGTGGTGGGGGCGACGTTGATCGCCCTGGGCGGCTGGGTGTTGGTGATGTTGTTCACGGGAAGGCATGAGCTTGCGGTCCGGAGCCGCTGGATGCTGTTGTACCAAGGGGTGCGGCGGGGGTGGAGACGGCTCTGGCGCAAAGATTCCGGGGGCGCCGACGCGGAGTTGGGGGCGGGTGGAGCCTTTACCGTCGGGGTGATTCACGGGGCCGGGGCCGAAACGCCCACCCAATTGATGGTATTTGCCGCGGCGATGCAGGCCGGGGGGCGCACGGCCGCCCTGGGGGTATTTTTCCTGTTCGTGGCGGGCATGCTGGTGGCCAATCTTTTGATTTCCCTGTTGACGATGATGGGGTACGGACTGGCGGGGCGACGGATGGGCTGGAGGGTGGTCTTGGCGGGCTGTACATCGGTATACAGTGTGGTGGTGGGCATCGTGTTTTTGATCGGTCAAGCCGTAGGATTGCCGAGCCTGGCGGGTCCTTGA
- a CDS encoding tropomyosin codes for MDDRHVNEVLEVILQEVRSLHGRFDRMEARVDRIDQRLDVVDQRLDVVDQRLDAVDQRLDAVEQRLGAVEQRLDAVEQRLDAVDQRLDAVEQRLGAVEQRLDAVEQRLGAVEQRLDAVEQRLDAVERRLDVVESRLDVVESRLSTVEERVRDVDCRVVHVEHILEEFPHMRQAVLEIDARTIGIDQRLQHVETNMVTKADLAFYDRKIGEHDREIYMMKNR; via the coding sequence ATGGACGATCGTCACGTCAACGAGGTTCTGGAGGTCATTCTTCAAGAGGTTCGGAGTTTGCATGGGCGATTCGACCGGATGGAAGCGCGAGTTGATAGAATCGACCAGCGCTTGGATGTGGTCGACCAGCGCTTGGATGTGGTCGACCAGCGCTTGGATGCGGTCGACCAACGCTTGGATGCGGTGGAACAGCGCCTGGGTGCGGTCGAGCAGCGCCTGGATGCGGTGGAGCAGCGCTTGGATGCGGTCGACCAACGTTTGGATGCGGTGGAACAGCGCCTGGGTGCGGTCGAGCAGCGTTTGGACGCGGTGGAACAGCGCTTGGGTGCGGTCGAGCAGCGCCTGGACGCGGTGGAGCAGCGCTTGGACGCGGTCGAACGCCGCTTGGATGTGGTCGAGAGCCGGTTGGATGTGGTCGAGAGCCGGTTGTCCACTGTCGAAGAGCGGGTGAGAGATGTGGACTGCCGGGTCGTACATGTCGAGCATATCTTGGAAGAATTTCCGCATATGCGCCAGGCCGTTTTGGAGATCGACGCCAGAACCATCGGTATCGATCAGCGGCTGCAACACGTTGAAACGAACATGGTTACGAAAGCGGATTTGGCTTTTTACGATCGCAAAATCGGCGAGCACGATCGGGAGATTTATATGATGAAGAATCGATGA
- the cydB gene encoding cytochrome d ubiquinol oxidase subunit II, protein MSHETLAVIWFGLWAVLWMMYFTLDGYTLGVGILYPFVSRSEREEKQLQETVGPFWNGNEVWLITAGGATFAAFPLVYAMMFSYLYVPLFLILFGLFYRAIGLEFMHKDRGRFWRASWKWAFFGGSLLVVLLVGVAFANMFYGLAFDAHGNQTNVLTLLNTYGILGGLTFLSLTLVSAGSWVAHKVSGPLEGRMLSVANVAWFVAIGLYGLFMVATANRTQVLDNFNRLPFLYVVPALAVVALVAAKFYLGKGRALAGFFANSLVIFLTGATGFIGMFPNMLISATDPAASVTLYEAAASPRTLTIMLVVAVVLVPAVITYQLWAYRKFATKIKPEEAKGYH, encoded by the coding sequence TTGAGCCATGAAACGTTGGCAGTGATCTGGTTCGGTTTGTGGGCGGTTCTTTGGATGATGTATTTCACTCTGGACGGGTATACCCTGGGGGTGGGTATCCTGTACCCCTTCGTGTCCCGTTCGGAGCGGGAGGAAAAGCAGTTACAGGAGACGGTGGGGCCTTTTTGGAACGGAAACGAGGTGTGGCTGATTACCGCCGGGGGAGCGACCTTCGCCGCTTTTCCCCTCGTATATGCGATGATGTTCAGCTACTTGTACGTGCCGCTTTTCCTGATCCTGTTTGGCCTGTTTTACCGGGCGATCGGGCTTGAGTTCATGCACAAAGACCGCGGCCGGTTCTGGCGGGCGAGCTGGAAATGGGCCTTTTTCGGCGGCAGTTTGCTCGTGGTACTGTTGGTGGGCGTCGCCTTTGCGAACATGTTCTACGGGCTGGCTTTCGATGCCCACGGGAATCAGACGAACGTGTTGACCTTGTTGAACACCTACGGAATTCTGGGAGGACTCACGTTCCTGTCCCTGACGTTGGTCTCGGCGGGGTCCTGGGTGGCCCATAAAGTGAGCGGGCCCCTGGAAGGGCGCATGTTGTCTGTCGCCAACGTGGCCTGGTTTGTCGCAATTGGCCTTTACGGTCTATTTATGGTGGCCACGGCCAACCGGACCCAGGTTTTGGACAATTTCAACCGGCTGCCCTTTTTGTACGTCGTGCCCGCCCTAGCCGTGGTGGCCTTGGTCGCGGCGAAGTTCTATCTAGGGAAAGGCCGGGCCCTGGCAGGATTTTTCGCGAATTCCCTGGTGATTTTCTTGACCGGGGCCACGGGATTCATCGGCATGTTTCCGAACATGCTGATCTCGGCCACCGACCCGGCAGCTAGTGTCACCCTCTATGAGGCGGCCGCCAGTCCGCGAACTCTGACCATTATGCTGGTTGTGGCGGTAGTACTCGTTCCGGCGGTGATCACGTATCAGCTTTGGGCGTACCGGAAGTTTGCGACCAAGATCAAACCGGAGGAAGCAAAGGGGTATCATTAA
- a CDS encoding B12-binding domain-containing radical SAM protein has protein sequence MKVLLAALNAKFIHSSLALRYLRAAAEGEFDVLLREFTIKDDPLRVLSEVVGDRPEVVGFSCYIWNVVETLKIVRLLKKVSPATRVVLGGPEVSYDTWEWMEKWPEVDAIVIGEGEATFLELLRAWRDGGDLGEIAGLAFREGDRVKIAPRRGWIEPLDAIPSPYRGHLEELDNRIVYFEASRGCPFHCQFCLSSIDDAVRYFSLQRVKEDLARLIDYGVSQIKFVDRTFNLKKDYALELFQFLARYPGRTVFQFEITADILRREIVEFLAAEAPPGRFRFEIGVQSTNEETNRLIRRIQRFDRLAGTVRRLRESGRVVQHLDLIAGLPREDYRSFRKTFDDVYALEPDELQLGFLKLLRGTGLRARAAEFGYVYMDEPPYEVLANDVLPYEDVRRIKRVEDMVDKYWNSHWMDHTLRYLRAWEFSSAFDLYQELGDYWDRQGYGTLGYQPEDLFLRMRDFLRDKGLRRPMVAEDLLKIDYLLTRRVRPRSPWWVPTLDKGGVLGWARRLAERPEILGPEFARLELGETALLKHAVLEWVSFDASAWIQDRQLAGVGDPHLAVVVYPPGGQEFPGSVSKWKGRPMLFVAAQMNAEDAADTHR, from the coding sequence GTGAAGGTCCTGCTCGCGGCGCTGAACGCGAAATTCATTCACTCTTCCTTGGCGCTTCGTTATCTTCGGGCCGCGGCGGAAGGGGAGTTCGACGTACTGCTCCGGGAGTTCACCATCAAGGACGATCCGTTGCGGGTTTTGTCCGAGGTGGTGGGCGACCGCCCGGAGGTCGTCGGATTTTCCTGTTATATTTGGAATGTCGTTGAAACACTGAAAATCGTGCGCCTCTTGAAAAAAGTGTCTCCGGCTACACGGGTGGTGTTAGGGGGACCGGAGGTCTCTTATGACACCTGGGAGTGGATGGAAAAGTGGCCGGAGGTGGACGCCATCGTCATCGGAGAAGGGGAGGCGACGTTTCTGGAGTTGCTCCGGGCCTGGAGGGACGGAGGCGATCTTGGCGAGATCGCTGGCCTGGCCTTCCGCGAGGGGGACCGGGTGAAGATTGCGCCTCGCCGGGGCTGGATTGAACCTTTGGACGCGATCCCCTCTCCTTACCGGGGCCACCTGGAGGAGTTGGACAATCGGATTGTGTACTTCGAGGCTTCCCGGGGGTGTCCGTTTCATTGCCAGTTCTGCCTGTCGTCCATCGATGATGCGGTGCGGTATTTTTCATTGCAGCGGGTCAAAGAAGACTTGGCCCGGTTGATCGATTACGGCGTTTCACAAATTAAATTCGTGGACCGAACGTTCAATTTGAAAAAAGATTATGCCTTGGAGTTGTTTCAGTTTTTGGCCCGGTACCCCGGGCGGACGGTGTTTCAGTTTGAAATCACGGCAGATATCCTGCGCCGGGAGATCGTGGAGTTTTTGGCGGCGGAAGCGCCGCCCGGACGGTTTCGTTTCGAGATCGGGGTCCAGTCGACAAACGAGGAGACGAACCGACTGATTCGGCGGATTCAGCGGTTCGATCGGTTGGCCGGCACGGTGAGGCGGTTGCGGGAGTCCGGTCGGGTGGTGCAGCACCTGGACTTGATCGCCGGGTTGCCCCGGGAAGATTACCGGTCGTTCCGCAAAACCTTCGACGATGTGTACGCCTTGGAACCGGACGAGCTGCAACTCGGGTTTCTCAAACTACTGCGGGGAACGGGGCTCAGGGCCCGGGCGGCGGAGTTCGGGTACGTGTACATGGACGAGCCCCCCTATGAGGTGTTGGCCAACGACGTGTTGCCCTACGAGGACGTCCGGCGGATCAAGCGGGTCGAGGATATGGTGGACAAATATTGGAATTCGCACTGGATGGATCACACCCTGCGGTATCTGAGGGCCTGGGAGTTTTCCAGTGCCTTTGATTTGTATCAGGAACTGGGGGATTACTGGGATCGGCAGGGGTACGGGACGCTGGGATATCAGCCCGAGGATCTGTTTCTGCGCATGCGCGATTTTTTGCGCGACAAGGGTCTCAGGCGGCCCATGGTGGCGGAGGATCTGTTAAAAATCGATTATCTGTTGACACGCCGGGTTCGTCCGCGGTCCCCCTGGTGGGTGCCGACCCTGGACAAAGGGGGGGTGCTGGGGTGGGCCCGGAGGTTGGCCGAACGGCCGGAGATTCTGGGCCCGGAGTTTGCCCGGCTGGAACTGGGGGAGACGGCGTTGTTGAAACACGCCGTCTTGGAGTGGGTGAGTTTCGATGCGAGCGCATGGATTCAGGACCGACAGCTCGCGGGGGTCGGGGATCCCCATCTGGCGGTGGTGGTGTATCCTCCCGGTGGACAGGAGTTTCCGGGTTCGGTGTCGAAGTGGAAGGGGAGGCCGATGTTGTTTGTGGCAGCTCAGATGAACGCGGAAGATGCGGCCGACACCCACAGATGA
- a CDS encoding LysE/ArgO family amino acid transporter: MLVAFLHGLILSLGLILPIGMQNGFILTQGALHRRWSRSLPAVITAGICDTLLIVLAVVGVSTAALHVPWLRGLFGGVGIAFMLYMGISTWRDKGGDREADGSTVAWPPRRQVGFTVSVSLLNPHALIDTLVVVGGAALAYSLWPQRLAFGLASVMVSWLWFFALSMVGHAMGRVVLRGSSLLVIQRISAVMMWASAVYLGYILYTFS; the protein is encoded by the coding sequence GTGCTCGTTGCGTTTCTCCACGGTTTGATTTTGTCGCTGGGGCTGATTCTTCCCATCGGTATGCAAAATGGATTCATTCTCACCCAAGGGGCATTGCACCGGCGCTGGTCCCGTTCCCTTCCGGCAGTGATAACGGCAGGGATCTGCGACACGCTGCTCATTGTCCTGGCCGTCGTCGGCGTGTCCACCGCTGCTTTGCACGTGCCCTGGCTGAGGGGGTTGTTCGGCGGGGTGGGGATCGCTTTTATGCTCTACATGGGGATCTCAACCTGGCGGGATAAGGGAGGAGACCGGGAGGCGGATGGTTCGACGGTGGCTTGGCCGCCCAGACGGCAGGTCGGGTTCACCGTTTCCGTGTCGCTCCTCAATCCCCATGCGCTCATTGATACGTTGGTCGTGGTGGGCGGTGCGGCCCTGGCCTACTCCTTGTGGCCCCAGCGCCTGGCCTTTGGCCTGGCGAGCGTCATGGTTTCTTGGCTCTGGTTTTTCGCCTTGTCGATGGTGGGCCACGCCATGGGACGGGTGGTGCTCCGGGGATCGTCCCTTCTGGTGATCCAACGTATTTCCGCGGTGATGATGTGGGCATCGGCGGTGTATCTCGGGTATATTTTGTACACATTTTCATGA
- a CDS encoding thioredoxin domain-containing protein, with translation MTTTNNKPNRLAREKSPYLLQHAYNPVDWFPWSEEAFEKAKKENKPIFLSIGYSTCHWCHVMERESFEDPEVAELLNRHFVAIKVDREERPDVDHLYMAACQALTGQGGWPLTVFLTPEKEPFYAGTYFPKRSRYGRPGLMELLTRVAQLWEKGADRVKDAGRHLTGQIGEALGRTAQGEVDAGTLTRAFEQLLASYDHTFGGFGQAPKFPRPHDLLFLLRYGVRSGRREAFDMVQGTLEGMRRGGIWDHVGFGFARYSTDRRWLIPHFEKMLYDNALLVLTYLEAYQALGDQRWAQTAREIVTYVRREMTDPGGGFYSAEDADSEGEEGKFYVWTPQEIAEAVGPEDGEVLCRYFGVTEEGNFEGGRSVLNEIDTDVDLLARELGMTPEEIDGKVRRGLEILRSVRDRRVHPHKDDKILTAWNGLMIAALARGARVLGDADYLVSARRAAEWLWRTLRQGDGRLLARYRDGEAGILGYLDDYAFYIWGLLELYQAGGDVVWLRRAIRLAQDVRTLFWDENEGGCFLTGSDAEALWSRPKTAEDGALPSGNSVLALDLLWLGRLTGDPAWERWAEAQLRAFAGAVSRYPAGYTFFLTAWDFAVGPSEEIVVAEPVRDEAGDSGEDFVGGPQAQGSFAAARWPAEVRRLYLPRALWVVRPDGAEGDRVSEVLPWVSGHRSKGRQTQVYICRGNACERPVLWAEALQRLQSIGSGFVEE, from the coding sequence ATGACAACAACTAATAATAAACCCAACCGCTTGGCCAGGGAAAAATCGCCATATCTGCTCCAGCACGCGTATAACCCAGTGGACTGGTTCCCTTGGTCCGAGGAGGCCTTTGAGAAGGCCAAGAAGGAAAATAAGCCCATTTTCTTGTCGATCGGATACAGCACCTGTCATTGGTGTCACGTCATGGAACGGGAATCCTTTGAAGATCCCGAGGTGGCGGAACTTCTGAACCGCCATTTTGTGGCGATTAAAGTGGACCGGGAGGAGCGGCCGGACGTCGACCATCTGTACATGGCCGCGTGCCAGGCCCTGACCGGGCAAGGAGGTTGGCCGCTCACCGTGTTCTTAACACCGGAAAAAGAACCCTTTTACGCCGGAACTTATTTTCCCAAGCGGAGTCGATATGGCCGCCCGGGGCTGATGGAACTGTTGACCCGGGTGGCGCAGTTGTGGGAAAAGGGGGCGGACCGCGTCAAAGACGCCGGGAGGCATCTCACCGGCCAGATCGGGGAAGCCCTGGGTCGGACGGCCCAGGGAGAGGTGGATGCGGGAACGCTCACCCGGGCCTTCGAGCAGCTTTTAGCCAGCTATGACCACACCTTTGGCGGGTTTGGCCAAGCCCCGAAATTTCCCCGGCCCCACGATCTTTTGTTTTTGTTGCGGTACGGGGTGCGCAGCGGGCGGCGGGAGGCTTTCGATATGGTGCAGGGAACCCTCGAGGGGATGCGCCGAGGGGGGATCTGGGATCACGTCGGCTTTGGATTTGCCCGGTATTCCACCGACCGGCGTTGGCTCATCCCGCATTTTGAGAAGATGCTGTACGATAATGCTCTTCTTGTTCTGACCTATCTCGAAGCGTACCAAGCGTTGGGGGACCAGCGATGGGCGCAGACAGCCCGGGAGATAGTCACTTACGTGCGCCGGGAGATGACCGATCCCGGGGGTGGATTTTACTCGGCGGAAGATGCGGATTCAGAAGGGGAGGAAGGAAAATTTTACGTCTGGACGCCCCAGGAGATCGCAGAAGCGGTGGGGCCGGAGGATGGTGAGGTTCTCTGCCGGTACTTTGGTGTGACGGAGGAGGGGAATTTTGAAGGCGGCCGATCGGTGTTGAATGAGATCGATACGGATGTCGATTTGCTGGCCCGGGAACTGGGAATGACTCCCGAAGAGATCGATGGGAAGGTCCGCCGGGGGCTGGAGATTCTGCGCTCGGTGCGGGATCGTCGGGTACACCCTCATAAAGACGATAAAATTCTCACCGCCTGGAACGGGCTGATGATCGCGGCCTTGGCCCGGGGGGCTCGAGTGCTCGGGGATGCGGACTATCTGGTATCCGCCCGGCGGGCGGCGGAGTGGCTGTGGCGGACTTTGCGCCAGGGGGACGGCAGGCTGTTGGCGAGGTATCGGGATGGCGAAGCGGGGATCCTGGGTTATTTGGACGACTACGCCTTTTATATCTGGGGTTTGTTGGAGTTGTACCAGGCCGGCGGAGATGTGGTGTGGCTGCGGCGGGCGATTCGGCTGGCGCAAGATGTGCGGACGTTGTTTTGGGATGAGAATGAGGGGGGCTGTTTTCTGACCGGGTCGGATGCGGAGGCGCTTTGGTCCCGGCCCAAGACGGCGGAGGACGGAGCCCTGCCTTCCGGAAACTCCGTCCTGGCCCTGGACCTGCTGTGGCTAGGCCGCCTGACGGGGGATCCGGCCTGGGAGCGGTGGGCGGAGGCCCAGCTTCGGGCTTTTGCCGGGGCGGTGTCCCGTTATCCTGCCGGATACACGTTCTTCTTGACGGCCTGGGATTTCGCCGTGGGGCCTTCCGAGGAGATCGTGGTGGCCGAACCGGTTCGCGATGAAGCGGGGGACAGCGGGGAGGATTTCGTCGGGGGACCGCAGGCTCAGGGCTCCTTTGCCGCGGCCCGCTGGCCGGCAGAAGTTCGGCGCCTGTATCTCCCCCGGGCTCTGTGGGTGGTGAGGCCGGATGGAGCGGAGGGGGATCGGGTGTCGGAGGTGCTGCCCTGGGTGAGTGGCCACCGGTCGAAGGGTCGGCAGACCCAGGTGTACATCTGTCGGGGAAATGCCTGTGAGCGCCCGGTGCTTTGGGCGGAGGCCCTTCAGCGGCTGCAAAGCATTGGCTCCGGGTTTGTGGAGGAGTAG
- a CDS encoding cytochrome ubiquinol oxidase subunit I, with protein MAEVILLSRIQFAVTVIYHFLFVPLTLGLVVLVALMETRYARTGNELYRRMADYWGKLFTINFALGIVTGITMEFQFGTNWSEYSKFMGDIFGSPLAIEALLAFFLESTFIGVWLFGKERFPKLRALSMWMVAIGTNISALWIITANGFMQNPVGYTIQDGRIKLESFLQVVTNSYTWYMFFHTVLASYIVGAFFVLGVSAYHLLRKQHVEFYKKSFQFGLVMALVATLAVPLVGHFQGIHTAKVQPAKAAAFEAVWESGPNQPFTVFSIPDPANERNLLDWGKIPGVGSLMYTNSFSGYVTGLKDIPADQRPNVPAVFWSFRLMVGLGFLFLGLAWYGLYLWRKGRLLDSRRYLKLLLYSIPLPYVAINLGWVVTEMGRQPWIVYGLMKTSQAVSPIALGDILFSLTGLVVFYTSLIVADVYLLHKYAVRGPVDPPAEGSVKRGGKTPARAAQA; from the coding sequence GTGGCCGAGGTCATCCTCTTGAGTCGGATCCAGTTTGCAGTCACGGTGATCTATCATTTCTTGTTTGTGCCCCTGACGCTGGGCTTGGTCGTGCTGGTGGCGCTTATGGAAACGCGGTATGCGCGCACCGGCAACGAGCTGTATCGGCGGATGGCAGATTATTGGGGCAAACTGTTTACGATCAATTTTGCGCTGGGGATTGTCACAGGCATCACCATGGAATTTCAATTTGGTACGAACTGGTCGGAGTACTCGAAGTTTATGGGGGACATTTTTGGATCGCCTCTGGCCATTGAGGCGCTGCTGGCGTTTTTCCTGGAGTCCACGTTTATTGGGGTATGGCTGTTCGGGAAAGAGCGCTTTCCGAAACTCCGGGCTCTGTCCATGTGGATGGTCGCCATCGGGACCAACATCTCCGCCCTCTGGATCATCACGGCGAACGGTTTTATGCAAAACCCTGTCGGCTATACAATCCAGGATGGACGGATTAAGCTCGAAAGTTTCCTGCAGGTGGTCACAAACTCTTACACGTGGTATATGTTCTTCCACACGGTATTGGCCAGCTATATTGTCGGTGCGTTTTTTGTCCTCGGAGTGAGTGCCTATCATCTGCTCCGCAAACAGCACGTGGAGTTTTACAAAAAATCCTTTCAGTTCGGTCTGGTTATGGCCTTGGTCGCGACCTTGGCGGTCCCGTTGGTCGGGCATTTTCAAGGGATTCACACGGCGAAGGTGCAGCCTGCCAAGGCAGCGGCTTTTGAGGCCGTGTGGGAGTCCGGGCCGAATCAACCCTTTACCGTGTTCTCCATCCCCGATCCGGCGAATGAAAGGAATTTACTCGATTGGGGCAAAATCCCGGGCGTCGGTAGTTTGATGTACACGAATTCTTTCAGTGGATACGTGACGGGCTTGAAGGACATTCCAGCCGATCAGCGGCCGAATGTCCCGGCGGTTTTCTGGAGCTTTCGTCTCATGGTGGGCCTTGGATTCTTGTTTCTCGGCCTCGCTTGGTACGGCCTGTACCTGTGGAGAAAGGGGCGCTTACTGGATTCCCGGCGGTACCTCAAGTTGCTGTTGTATTCCATTCCGCTCCCTTACGTGGCGATCAACCTGGGCTGGGTGGTTACGGAGATGGGTAGGCAGCCGTGGATTGTGTACGGTTTGATGAAGACCAGTCAGGCTGTTAGCCCCATCGCCCTGGGGGACATTCTCTTCTCCCTTACTGGGCTGGTGGTCTTTTACACGTCGCTGATCGTCGCGGATGTGTATCTGTTGCATAAATACGCGGTCCGGGGCCCGGTGGACCCGCCGGCAGAGGGCTCGGTCAAGCGCGGCGGCAAAACCCCGGCCCGTGCGGCCCAGGCGTAG